A window from Triplophysa dalaica isolate WHDGS20190420 chromosome 3, ASM1584641v1, whole genome shotgun sequence encodes these proteins:
- the mau2 gene encoding MAU2 chromatid cohesion factor homolog: MMAAGAEAPDSWYLALLGFAEHFRTSSPPKIRLCVHCLQAVFQFKPPQRVEARTHLQLGSVLYHHTKNSELARTHLDQAWVISQQAPQFEDVKFEAASLLSELYCQQNLVDSAKPLLRKAIQISQQTPYWHCRLLFQLAQLHTLEKDLVSACDLLGVGAEYARVVGSEYTRALFLLSKGMLLLMERKLQEVHPLLTLCGQIVETWQGNPIQKESLRVFFLVLQVTHYLDAGQVKSVKPCLKQLQQCIQTISTLHDDEILPSNSADLFHWLPKEHMCVLVYLVTVMHSMQAGYLEKAQKYTDKALMQLEKLKMLDCSPILSSFQVILLEHIIMCRLVTGHKATALQEISQVCQLCQQSPRLFSNHAAQLHTLLGLYCISVNCMDNAEAQFTTALRLTTHQELWTFIVTNLASVYIREGNRHQELYSLLERINPDHNFPVSSHCLRAAAFYIRGLLSFFQGRYNEAKRFLRETLKMSNAEDLNRLTACSLVLLGHIFYVLGNHRESNNMVVPAMQLASKIPDMSVQLWSSALLKDLNKACGNSIDAHEAAQMHQNFSQQLLQDHIAACSLPEHNLISWTDGPPPVQIQAQNGPTTSLASLL; encoded by the exons atgATGGCGGCGGGCGCGGAGGCTCCGGACTCCTGGTATTTGGCGCTGCTCGGGTTCGCTGAACACTTTCGGACCTCCAGTCCACCCAAGATCCGCCTGTGCGTGCACTGCCTGCAGGCCGTCTTTCAGTTCAAGCCTCCGCAGAGGGTCGAGGCCCGGACGCACCTGCAGCTCGGCTCGGTGCTGTACCACCACACGAAGAACAGCGAGCTGGCCCGCACGCATCTAGACCAAGCG TGGGTCATCTCGCAGCAA GCGCCGCAGTTTGAAGATGTCAAATTTGAGGCTGCCAGTCTCCTCTCAGAGCTTTACTGTCAGCAG AATCTGGTGGACTCGGCCAAGCCTCTGTTACGGAAGGCCATCCAGATCTCACAGCAGACTCCCTACTGGCACTGCAGACTTCTGTTTCAGCTGGCG caACTTCACACACTCGAGAAGGATCTTGTGTCGGCGTGTGATCTGTTGGGAGTCGGTGCTGAATACGCTCGAGTGGTTGGATCTGAATACACCAG AGCTCTCTTCCTGTTGAGTAAAGGCATG ttgCTGTTGATGGAGCGGAAGCTGCAGGAGGTTCATCCGCTCCTGACGCTGTGTGGACAGATCGTGGAGACATGGCAGGGAAACCCCATCCAGAAAGAGTCACTGCGGGTTTTCTTTCTGGTGCTGCAGGTGACGCATTACCTGGACGCTGGACAG GTGAAGAGTGTGAAGCCGTGTCTGAAGCAGCTCCAGCAGTGTATCCAGACGATCTCAACTCTTCATGATGATGAGATTCTGCCCAGTAACTCGGCCGATCTCTTCCACTGGCTGCCCAAAGAGCACATGTGTGTGCTGGTGTATCTG gtgACGGTTATGCACTCCATGCAGGCTGGATATCTAGAGAAAGCTCAGAAATACACAGATAAAGCCCTCATGCAGTTAGAGAAGCTCAAGA TGCTGGACTGCAGCCccattctgtcttcatttcaaGTCATTCTGTTGGAGCACATAATCATGTGTCGCCTGGTGACCGGACACAAGGCCACAGCGCTACAGGAG atctCTCAGGTGTGTCAGTTGTGTCAGCAGTCTCCACGGCTCTTCTCCAATCACGCTGCTCAGCTTCACACGCTGCTG GGTTTGTACTGCATCTCTGTGAACTGTATGGATAATGCTGAGGCTCAGTTCACCACCGCTCTCAGG CTGACCACACATCAGGAGTTATGGACCTTCATCGTCACCAACCTGGCCAGTGTTTACATCAGAGAGGGAAACAGACATCAGGAG CTCTACAGTCTCTTAGAGAGAATCAACCCAGATCACAACTTCCCCGTCAG TTCTCACTGTCTGCGTGCGGCTGCGTTCTACATCCGGGGCCTTCTGTCCTTCTTCCAGGGTCGGTACAACGAAGCCAA ACGTTTTCTGCGCGAGACGCTCAAGATGTCTAATGCAGAGGATCTGAATCGTCTGACGGCTTGCTCTCTGGTGCTGCTGGGACACATATTCTACGTGCTGGGAAACCACAGG gaGAGTAATAATATGGTGGTTCCAGCGATGCAGCTGGCCAGTAAGATTCCTGACATGTCCGTTCAGCTGTGGTCTTCTGCTCTTCTGAAGG ATCTCAACAAGGCTTGTGGGAATTCAATAGACGCACATGAAGCTGCACAGATGCATCAGAACTTCTCCCAGCAGCTCTTGCAGGATCATATAGCCGCCTGCAGTCTGCCTGAACACAACCTAATCAGT tGGACGGACGGACCTCCTCCTGTCCAGATCCAGGCTCAGAATGGACCAACGACCAGCCTGGCCAGCCTGCTTTAA
- the LOC130417540 gene encoding uncharacterized protein LOC130417540, with the protein MSAQPQCVEAIPLHYPKEVTNDTARKVYKNKRLTENSETLFADLHKDGSTSNLIFYTNRPHSWHKAIISEFPNAERKGICGGFQLKIKNEDDVTMINVNIYKTTGIVVVKSTQGLFEQNFLSIKGRLQLEPDNEQPTTEEPDRTPVSDDQQEHTDPPNAEQPKDLHSHCYCTDMRERFTALEGELVQLREITLSLQTIQSPDQSGNKPTAKQKEGDNIRKELSSLQAEVKQLVQGRERLKVQLASLETQITQQTESQRTQLTALREEIRELKHEKDTHLTALNSKNGPEQQVTLQTVHSSQTSLSQPSQNPPSSPNPLPSTDQRNEPDNTPTPTEDSQKTDIVLLIDSNGKFIDEKKLFPKQRVSKLWCPNTHSALRLLNKDNLGSPSHIIIHTGTNDLRAQQERVATALERVIEKATTTFPNAKITISTLLPRKDFHPDTIQQINANLSRTCALKPQVHLAHHPTLDLTCLYDHVHLYRASVPIFTKKLKDVALNRNTNNPPRSNGARQSLPRPWMNHTAPSKNSQRLGPPPCQNNSQQTRAPPLLPTPPTRHMQQNSSSLSYAQTVSRNSTPTSAQAPTAELKDIHQMLNLICSHLLY; encoded by the coding sequence ATGAGTGCACAACCCCAATGTGTGGAGGCCATTCCTCTACACTACCCAAAAGAGGTTACGAACGATACAGCAAGGAaagtctacaaaaacaaaagactcacAGAAAACTCAGAGACTTTATTCGCAGACCTTCATAAAGATGGTAGCACCAGTAACCTGATCTTCTACACCAACCGACCTCATTCATGGCACAAAGCCATCATCTCAGAATTCCCAAACGCTGAAAGAAAAGGCATCTGTGGGGGTTTCcagctaaaaattaaaaatgaggatGACGTAACAATGATAAATgttaacatctacaaaacaacaggGATAGTTGTAGTGAAAAGCACTCAAGGTCTTTTCGAACAAAACTTCCTCAGTATCAAAGGAAGATTACAACTGGAACCCGACAATGAGCAACCCACCACAGAGGAACCAGACAGAACCCCAGTTTCTGATGATCAGCAAGAACATACAGATCCTCCTAACGCAGAACAACCAAAGGACCTCCATTCACATTGCTACTGTactgacatgagagagagatttacagcCCTGGAGGGGGAACTAGTACAGCTCAGAGAAATTACTCTTTCTCTCCAAACCATACAAAGCCCAGACCAATCCGGCAACAAAcccacagccaaacaaaaagaGGGAGACAACATCAGGAAAGAACTGTCTTCACTTCAGGCCGAAGTGAAGCAGCTAGTGCAAGGAAGGGAGAGGCTCAAGGTTCAGCTGGCATCACTGGAAACCCAGATcacacagcagacagagagTCAACGGACCCAGCTAACTGCTTTAAGAGAGGAGATAAGAGAACTGAAACACGAAAAAGATACCCACCTCACAGCCCTCAACTCCAAAAATGGTCCAGAACAACAGGTCACCCTTCAAACGGTCCACAGCTCACAGACCTCATTGTCACAACCCAGCCAAAACCCACCATCTTCACCAAACCCTTTGCCCAGTACAGATCAACGCAATGAACCTGACAACACTCCAACACCCACCGaagactcacagaaaacagatattgtccttCTGATAGACTCAAATGGGAAATTCATAGACGAAAAAAAGCTCTTCCCCAAACAAAGGGTGTCCAAACTCTGGTGCCCCAACACGCACAGTGCCCTCAGACTACTGAACAAGGACAACCTAGGATCACCAAGCCACATTATAATTCACACTGGCACAAACGACCTGAGAGCACAACAAGAAAGAGTGGCCACAGCACTCGAAAGGGTAATCGAAAAAGCTACAACCACCTTCCCAAATGCCAAAATCACCATCTCGACACTGCTACCACGGAAAGACTTCCACCcagacacaattcaacaaataaacgcAAATCTCTCTAGAACTTGTGCACTCAAACCTCAAGTGCACCTGGCACATCATCCCACCTTGGACCTTACATGCCTCTATGACCATGTACACCTGTACAGAGCGTCTGTCCCCatctttacaaagaaattaaaagatgttgctCTAAACCGCAACACAAACAACCCCCCTAGAAGCAACGGAGCAAGGCAGTCCCTACCCAGACCATGGATGAACCACACCGCACCTTCTAAAAACAGCCAGAGACTGGGCCCCCCTCCttgccaaaacaacagccaacagaccagagcaccacccctgctgcctacaccccccacccggcatatgcaacagaactccagcagcctaagctatgcccagacagtgagcagaaactccacaccgacatctgcacaagctccaacagccgagctaaaagacatccatCAGATGCTGAACCTAATCTGCTCACACCTACTGTACTAA
- the LOC130417542 gene encoding transcriptional repressor p66-alpha-like — MSEDASRLTRSQKRALERECVSVDSKRVRLEAEEQDDRSRCETSSPLSAGEVKATLKLKVQTGDEPVDMSTIKTDTREVRSPQSPDDVIVLSDNETSSPHVNGRNHFQELNTQLLMKSSPQERERVITQFMEELRLEETKLILLKKLKHAQIQKDSNTQKVISDRSSATLPPLVRGAQMSKAGSQMMMPPLVRGAQATTQQMSSSTPALLLAPHVHSHKIIQPGLIRVTNAPNGGLLLSISQSSAANLKPANVSDSPASRQAAAKLALRKQLQKTLLEIPSPKPAAAQFNFLPSAANNEFIYLLGLEEVVHNILHSLGRGKQGVYAGLVVSAQEPYCCSQCQTDFTRQWRKDKGGATMCEQCMSSNQKKVVKAEHTNRLKAAFVKALQQEQEILQQTTLSSSSSSSSAHRMTVDPVKQHSHARSSQPITRHPATIKQSPVQISRGVAAVRRIPHSFSPSSQLQNAVAAAALVSRPGVTMAYVNPSLSVLKSSSSSAERQREYLLDMIPSPSASVWK; from the exons ATGTCGGAGGACGCGTCCCGGCTGACCCGCAGTCAGAAGCGAGCTctggagagagagtgtgtgtctgtggacAGTAAGCGTGTGAGGTTGGAGGCTGAGGAGCAGGACGACCGGTCCAGATGTGAGACCTCCAGTCCGTTGAGCGCAGGAGAGGTGAAGGCCACCCTCAAACTGAAAGTTCAGACCGGAGACGAGCCGGTGGACATGAGCACCATCAAAAC tgacACGAGGGAAGTACGCAGCCCACAGTCacctgatgatgtcatcgtgttGTCTGATAATGAGACGTCCAGTCCGCACGTCAACGGCAGGAATCACTTTCAAGAGCTCAACACACAGCTGCTCATG AAGAGTTCTCCACAGGAGCGTGAGCGTGTCATTACACAGTTCATGGAGGAACTTCGGTTGGAGGAGACCAAACTCATCCTGCTGAAGAAACTTAAACATGCTCAGATACAGAAAGACTCCAACACACAGAAG GTGATATCTGACCGGTCTTCAGCGACTCTTCCTCCTCTGGTGCGTGGCGCTCAGATGTCTAAAGCCGGATCTCAGATGATGATGCCTCCGCTGGTGAGAGGAGCTCAG GCCACAACACAGCAGATGTCCAGTTCCACACCTGCGCTGCTGCTGGCTCCTCACGTCCACAGTCATAAGATCATTCAGCCGGGTCTCATACGAGTGACCAACGCTCCCAACGGCGGTCTGCTGCTCAGCATCAGTCAG TCCTCAGCTGCGAACCTCAAGCCAGCCAACGTGAGCGACTCTCCAGCCAGTCGACAGGCGGCCGCCAAACTGGCTCTACGCAAACAGCTGCAGAAAACCCTGCTGGAGATCCCTTCACCCAAACCAGCGGCGGCTCAATTCAACTTCCTGCCCTCAGCCGCCAATAATGAGTTCATTTATCTGCTGGGACTGGAGGAGGTGGTGCACAACATTCTGCATTCACTGGGCCGAG GTAAACAGGGTGTGTACGCCGGGCTGGTGGTCTCAGCTCAAGAGCCCTACTGCTGCTCTCAGTGTCAGACTGACTTCACACGTCAATGGCGCAAAGACAAGGGCGGAGCTACCATGTGTGAGCAGTGCATGTCGTCCAATCAGAAGAAGGTTGTGAAGGCCGAGCACACCAATCGTCTGAAGGCTGCGTTTGTTAAAGCTCTTCAACAGGAGCAAGAGATTCTACAGCAGACCACCCtgtcttcatcttcatcatcatcctcaGCTCACAGGATGACGGTCGATCCCGTCAAACAACACTCACATGCCAGATCCAGTCAGCCAATCACACGTCACCCTGCCACCATCAAACAG AGTCCGGTGCAGATCTCTCGTGGCGTGGCAGCGGTGCGCAGAATCCCTCACTCCTTCTCTCCGTCCTCTCAGCTGCAGAACGCAGTGGCGGCCGCAGCACTGGTCAGCAGGCCAG